The Niastella koreensis GR20-10 genome includes a window with the following:
- a CDS encoding SET domain-containing protein — MILPCLFIAPTKEMGRGVFTSEKLKNGTVIEIAPVIVMSQKDRVLIDQTLLHDYIFEWGDQQNQCCMALGYVPVYNHSYKSNCEYEMDYDNHTIAIKTVRDIKKGEELYINYNGTWNDEKKLWFEAK; from the coding sequence ATGATATTACCTTGCCTGTTCATAGCGCCCACGAAGGAAATGGGGCGGGGCGTATTTACCTCAGAAAAGCTGAAAAACGGAACTGTTATTGAAATCGCACCGGTGATCGTAATGAGCCAGAAGGACAGGGTGCTGATAGATCAGACCTTACTGCACGATTATATTTTTGAATGGGGCGATCAACAGAACCAGTGCTGCATGGCCCTGGGTTATGTGCCCGTGTATAACCATTCCTATAAATCGAACTGTGAATACGAAATGGATTACGACAACCACACCATTGCCATAAAAACCGTACGGGACATCAAAAAAGGCGAGGAGTTATATATTAATTATAACGGCACCTGGAACGATGAAAAAAAGCTGTGGTTCGAGGCTAAATAA